A window of Polypterus senegalus isolate Bchr_013 chromosome 14, ASM1683550v1, whole genome shotgun sequence contains these coding sequences:
- the tfap2c gene encoding transcription factor AP-2 gamma isoform X1 codes for MLWKLADNVKYEDDCEERHDGSNNPRLPHLSAVNQHLYSPAPPLSHSSSDFQPPYFPPPYQPLSYPQSSDHYSHLGDPFSINTLHQPPPTSNQQQSWPNRQNQEHTGLGHHARSGLAGQILGLDSGSAGGRREAFRRPELLLPHGHSIESAVIGDNMGLHDLGHSIEDIQHVEDPNLMADTTVIKKVLGIRNGRSQDRMQWKFLGNEVLAVADEGPVALPKGNLGIPYQKEGLLGMVSNPTEVFCSVPGRLSLLSSTSKYKVTVAEVQRRLSPPECLNASLLGGVLRRAKSKNGGRSLREKLDKIGLNLPAGRRKAANVTLLTALVEGEAVHLARDFGYVCETEFPAKAMAEYLSRPHVERNEISSRKNMLLAAKQICKEFTDLLTQDRSPLGNSRPTPILEPGIQGCLTHFSLITHGFGSPAICAAMTSLQNYLNEALKQVDKMYLSSGSEQQGSSESSKSADKMDKHRK; via the exons ATGTTGTGGAAACTAGCCGATAATGTCAAGTACGAGGATGACTGCGAG GAGCGACACGATGGCAGCAACAACCCGAGGCTCCCCCACCTGTCGGCAGTCAACCAGCACCTGTACAGCCCGGCACCCCCTCTGTCTCATAGCAGTTCGGATTTTCAACCCCCGTACTTCCCACCTCCGTACCAGCCTCTGTCGTACCCCCAGTCCAGCGACCACTATTCCCACCTGGGTGACCCTTTTTCCATCAACACACTGCATCAGCCTCCCCCCacctcaaaccagcagcagtccTGGCCCAACCGGCAAAACCAGGAGCACACCGGTCTAGGCCACCATGCCCGATCCGGACTGGCCGGACAAATTCTAGGCCTGGATTCTGGATCGGCCGGGGGTCGCAGAGAGGCCTTCCGCCGACCTGAACTATTGCTACCACATGGACACTCCATCGAATCTGCTGTCATTGGGGATAACATGGGCCTACATGACCTGGGCCACAGCATAGAAGACATCCAG CATGTGGAGGATCCCAACCTTATGGCGGACACCACGGTGATTAAAAAAG TCTTAGGAATAAGAAATGGCAGAAGTCAGGACCGTATGCAGTGGAAATTTTTGGGAAATGAGGTTCTAGCTGTTGCAGATGAAG GTCCCGTCGCTTTGCCAAAAGGCAACCTGGGAATTCCTTACCAGAAAGAGGGCCTGCTTGGAATGGTCTCCAACCCTACAGAGGTCTTCTGCTCTGTGCCTGGACGACTTTCACTTCTCAGCTCAACTTCCAAGTACAAAGTGACCGTTGCCGAGGTGCAGCGACGTCTTTCTCCACCTGAATGTCTAAACGCTTCACTACTAGGAGGAGTTCTCCGCAG AGCAAAATCCAAAAATGGAGGACGGTCTCTACGAGAGAAACTGGATAAAATTGGCTTGAACCTTCCCGCTGGCAGAAGGAAGGCAGCTAACGTAACTCTGCTCACTGCATTGGTGGAAG GAGAGGCTGTTCATCTTGCTCGAGATTTCGGCTACGTCTGCGAGACTGAATTCCCAGCCAAAGCCATGGCCGAATACTTGAGCCGGCCGCACGTTGAGCGAAATGAAATCAGCAGTCGCAAGAACATGCTGCTTGCTGCCAA GCAAATATGCAAAGAGTTTACAGACTTGTTGACACAGGACCGCTCACCTTTGGGGAACTCACGGCCAACACCAATCCTTGAACCAGGAATCCAAGGGTGCCTAACCCACTTTAGCCTCATCACACATGGATTTGGCAGCCCGGCAATCTGTGCTGCAATGACCTCCCTGCAAAATTACTTAAATGAAGCCCTCAAGCAAGTAGACAAAATGTACCTCAGCTCGGGCAGCGAGCAGCAGGGCTCCTCAGAAAGCAGCAAGTCCGCGGACAAGATGGACAAACATCGGAAGTGA
- the tfap2c gene encoding transcription factor AP-2 gamma isoform X3 gives MLWKLADNVKYEDDCEERHDGSNNPRLPHLSAVNQHLYSPAPPLSHSSSDFQPPYFPPPYQPLSYPQSSDHYSHLGDPFSINTLHQPPPTSNQQQSWPNRQNQEHTGLGHHARSGLAGQILGLDSGSAGGRREAFRRPELLLPHGHSIESAVIGDNMGLHDLGHSIEDIQHVEDPNLMADTTVIKKGPVALPKGNLGIPYQKEGLLGMVSNPTEVFCSVPGRLSLLSSTSKYKVTVAEVQRRLSPPECLNASLLGGVLRRAKSKNGGRSLREKLDKIGLNLPAGRRKAANVTLLTALVEGEAVHLARDFGYVCETEFPAKAMAEYLSRPHVERNEISSRKNMLLAAKQICKEFTDLLTQDRSPLGNSRPTPILEPGIQGCLTHFSLITHGFGSPAICAAMTSLQNYLNEALKQVDKMYLSSGSEQQGSSESSKSADKMDKHRK, from the exons ATGTTGTGGAAACTAGCCGATAATGTCAAGTACGAGGATGACTGCGAG GAGCGACACGATGGCAGCAACAACCCGAGGCTCCCCCACCTGTCGGCAGTCAACCAGCACCTGTACAGCCCGGCACCCCCTCTGTCTCATAGCAGTTCGGATTTTCAACCCCCGTACTTCCCACCTCCGTACCAGCCTCTGTCGTACCCCCAGTCCAGCGACCACTATTCCCACCTGGGTGACCCTTTTTCCATCAACACACTGCATCAGCCTCCCCCCacctcaaaccagcagcagtccTGGCCCAACCGGCAAAACCAGGAGCACACCGGTCTAGGCCACCATGCCCGATCCGGACTGGCCGGACAAATTCTAGGCCTGGATTCTGGATCGGCCGGGGGTCGCAGAGAGGCCTTCCGCCGACCTGAACTATTGCTACCACATGGACACTCCATCGAATCTGCTGTCATTGGGGATAACATGGGCCTACATGACCTGGGCCACAGCATAGAAGACATCCAG CATGTGGAGGATCCCAACCTTATGGCGGACACCACGGTGATTAAAAAAG GTCCCGTCGCTTTGCCAAAAGGCAACCTGGGAATTCCTTACCAGAAAGAGGGCCTGCTTGGAATGGTCTCCAACCCTACAGAGGTCTTCTGCTCTGTGCCTGGACGACTTTCACTTCTCAGCTCAACTTCCAAGTACAAAGTGACCGTTGCCGAGGTGCAGCGACGTCTTTCTCCACCTGAATGTCTAAACGCTTCACTACTAGGAGGAGTTCTCCGCAG AGCAAAATCCAAAAATGGAGGACGGTCTCTACGAGAGAAACTGGATAAAATTGGCTTGAACCTTCCCGCTGGCAGAAGGAAGGCAGCTAACGTAACTCTGCTCACTGCATTGGTGGAAG GAGAGGCTGTTCATCTTGCTCGAGATTTCGGCTACGTCTGCGAGACTGAATTCCCAGCCAAAGCCATGGCCGAATACTTGAGCCGGCCGCACGTTGAGCGAAATGAAATCAGCAGTCGCAAGAACATGCTGCTTGCTGCCAA GCAAATATGCAAAGAGTTTACAGACTTGTTGACACAGGACCGCTCACCTTTGGGGAACTCACGGCCAACACCAATCCTTGAACCAGGAATCCAAGGGTGCCTAACCCACTTTAGCCTCATCACACATGGATTTGGCAGCCCGGCAATCTGTGCTGCAATGACCTCCCTGCAAAATTACTTAAATGAAGCCCTCAAGCAAGTAGACAAAATGTACCTCAGCTCGGGCAGCGAGCAGCAGGGCTCCTCAGAAAGCAGCAAGTCCGCGGACAAGATGGACAAACATCGGAAGTGA
- the tfap2c gene encoding transcription factor AP-2 gamma isoform X2, whose translation MALLERIDWQERHDGSNNPRLPHLSAVNQHLYSPAPPLSHSSSDFQPPYFPPPYQPLSYPQSSDHYSHLGDPFSINTLHQPPPTSNQQQSWPNRQNQEHTGLGHHARSGLAGQILGLDSGSAGGRREAFRRPELLLPHGHSIESAVIGDNMGLHDLGHSIEDIQHVEDPNLMADTTVIKKVLGIRNGRSQDRMQWKFLGNEVLAVADEGPVALPKGNLGIPYQKEGLLGMVSNPTEVFCSVPGRLSLLSSTSKYKVTVAEVQRRLSPPECLNASLLGGVLRRAKSKNGGRSLREKLDKIGLNLPAGRRKAANVTLLTALVEGEAVHLARDFGYVCETEFPAKAMAEYLSRPHVERNEISSRKNMLLAAKQICKEFTDLLTQDRSPLGNSRPTPILEPGIQGCLTHFSLITHGFGSPAICAAMTSLQNYLNEALKQVDKMYLSSGSEQQGSSESSKSADKMDKHRK comes from the exons ATGGCTTTACTGGAGAGAATAGACTGGCAG GAGCGACACGATGGCAGCAACAACCCGAGGCTCCCCCACCTGTCGGCAGTCAACCAGCACCTGTACAGCCCGGCACCCCCTCTGTCTCATAGCAGTTCGGATTTTCAACCCCCGTACTTCCCACCTCCGTACCAGCCTCTGTCGTACCCCCAGTCCAGCGACCACTATTCCCACCTGGGTGACCCTTTTTCCATCAACACACTGCATCAGCCTCCCCCCacctcaaaccagcagcagtccTGGCCCAACCGGCAAAACCAGGAGCACACCGGTCTAGGCCACCATGCCCGATCCGGACTGGCCGGACAAATTCTAGGCCTGGATTCTGGATCGGCCGGGGGTCGCAGAGAGGCCTTCCGCCGACCTGAACTATTGCTACCACATGGACACTCCATCGAATCTGCTGTCATTGGGGATAACATGGGCCTACATGACCTGGGCCACAGCATAGAAGACATCCAG CATGTGGAGGATCCCAACCTTATGGCGGACACCACGGTGATTAAAAAAG TCTTAGGAATAAGAAATGGCAGAAGTCAGGACCGTATGCAGTGGAAATTTTTGGGAAATGAGGTTCTAGCTGTTGCAGATGAAG GTCCCGTCGCTTTGCCAAAAGGCAACCTGGGAATTCCTTACCAGAAAGAGGGCCTGCTTGGAATGGTCTCCAACCCTACAGAGGTCTTCTGCTCTGTGCCTGGACGACTTTCACTTCTCAGCTCAACTTCCAAGTACAAAGTGACCGTTGCCGAGGTGCAGCGACGTCTTTCTCCACCTGAATGTCTAAACGCTTCACTACTAGGAGGAGTTCTCCGCAG AGCAAAATCCAAAAATGGAGGACGGTCTCTACGAGAGAAACTGGATAAAATTGGCTTGAACCTTCCCGCTGGCAGAAGGAAGGCAGCTAACGTAACTCTGCTCACTGCATTGGTGGAAG GAGAGGCTGTTCATCTTGCTCGAGATTTCGGCTACGTCTGCGAGACTGAATTCCCAGCCAAAGCCATGGCCGAATACTTGAGCCGGCCGCACGTTGAGCGAAATGAAATCAGCAGTCGCAAGAACATGCTGCTTGCTGCCAA GCAAATATGCAAAGAGTTTACAGACTTGTTGACACAGGACCGCTCACCTTTGGGGAACTCACGGCCAACACCAATCCTTGAACCAGGAATCCAAGGGTGCCTAACCCACTTTAGCCTCATCACACATGGATTTGGCAGCCCGGCAATCTGTGCTGCAATGACCTCCCTGCAAAATTACTTAAATGAAGCCCTCAAGCAAGTAGACAAAATGTACCTCAGCTCGGGCAGCGAGCAGCAGGGCTCCTCAGAAAGCAGCAAGTCCGCGGACAAGATGGACAAACATCGGAAGTGA